One Sinorhizobium arboris LMG 14919 genomic region harbors:
- a CDS encoding metallophosphoesterase family protein has translation MRFLLLSDIHDNLLAVQQMRAQESNSFDALVVAGDIGSHTAQQIFDVLATFRCPVLYVYGNWDYKLAYDASFGDACHHLHLSPFESGPIAFVGFSGCTAHWGQNPEARRLFQEVDDANSQIIRSLSEAKNGERRGKSLVEAEYTAAVDALTAASRRPPSQRKLKALDADRRRKLAALSKAVEEVKSTDAYSLYVHQRSAVSGEALVRNRRALSEVLEQLDTARERAVVVTHDRLFKTQIDFPGVPIFLFGHRHGFAETTFQGAKHVNVSALDIRRLIRPKEFSRGDHFEQFRNLNVGNYAILEWSQATGFAVKCVGLEIGLDWQENWELETSFQMPGAPFLS, from the coding sequence ATGAGGTTCCTGCTTCTCTCAGACATTCACGACAACCTTCTGGCGGTCCAGCAGATGCGAGCACAGGAATCCAATAGCTTTGACGCGCTCGTCGTTGCTGGAGACATCGGTTCGCATACCGCCCAGCAGATATTCGATGTCTTGGCTACTTTCAGATGCCCGGTGCTGTACGTCTATGGAAACTGGGATTACAAACTCGCCTACGACGCTTCCTTCGGCGACGCTTGCCACCATCTGCATCTGTCCCCGTTCGAATCTGGTCCCATAGCCTTTGTCGGCTTCAGCGGATGTACGGCCCATTGGGGACAGAACCCCGAGGCGCGGCGTCTGTTTCAAGAAGTAGACGACGCCAACTCGCAAATCATCCGTTCTCTCAGCGAGGCAAAAAACGGCGAACGACGGGGGAAGTCCCTCGTCGAGGCCGAGTACACCGCTGCGGTTGACGCATTGACGGCCGCAAGCCGGCGGCCGCCCTCTCAGAGGAAGCTCAAGGCGCTGGACGCAGATCGCCGCCGGAAACTCGCCGCGCTTTCCAAGGCGGTTGAAGAAGTGAAAAGCACGGACGCCTATAGCTTGTACGTGCATCAACGATCAGCCGTTTCAGGAGAAGCGCTGGTTCGAAATCGTCGCGCACTTAGCGAAGTCTTGGAGCAGCTCGATACGGCGAGAGAGCGAGCAGTTGTCGTGACCCATGACCGGCTATTCAAAACGCAAATCGATTTTCCAGGTGTGCCAATTTTTCTGTTTGGTCACCGACACGGTTTTGCCGAAACCACGTTTCAGGGAGCGAAGCATGTCAATGTCTCTGCGCTCGATATACGCCGTCTCATAAGGCCCAAGGAATTTTCGCGCGGCGATCATTTCGAACAGTTCCGAAATCTCAATGTCGGCAACTACGCCATCCTTGAATGGTCACAAGCAACCGGCTTTGCGGTGAAATGCGTCGGCCTCGAAATCGGTCTTGATTGGCAAGAGAACTGGGAACTTGAGACATCCTTTCAGATGCCAGGGGCACCATTTCTGTCATAG
- a CDS encoding HNH endonuclease: protein MRNSRKIKKLRNKAAQGQNERCYYCREPMWDGDPTAFIERFSVSSREALRYRCTAEHLHERGRGGADVERNVVAACHHCNRTRHLAKRPKDAASYAKYVRSRMEVGRWHPIRLH from the coding sequence ATGAGAAACAGCCGCAAGATAAAAAAGCTCAGGAACAAAGCCGCCCAAGGTCAAAACGAGCGTTGCTACTACTGCCGAGAACCCATGTGGGACGGAGACCCAACGGCATTTATTGAGCGCTTCTCGGTATCGTCAAGGGAAGCGCTGCGATACCGCTGCACCGCGGAGCATCTTCATGAAAGAGGCAGAGGCGGGGCCGATGTCGAGCGAAACGTCGTCGCTGCTTGCCACCACTGCAACAGGACTCGACACCTCGCGAAACGGCCGAAAGACGCGGCATCCTACGCGAAGTATGTCCGGTCCCGAATGGAAGTCGGGCGATGGCATCCTATCAGGCTACACTGA
- a CDS encoding acyl-homoserine-lactone synthase codes for MIKLCIGRSASNRDVMEKIWRFRHEQFVERLGWEAICRDDGREIDEFDGDGTLHLALFCEDRVVGYSRLLPTLEPHLLSDVYPEIMNGGAWPRSPEIYEWTRCVVAEGEILINQIPASHVLMTGVMEFCLVAGIASLIVETHPKLVNLLISTGWQVTTLALPSLRDDGLVVPIQARPTAYGLMRHHRLYALQGSTLLLEPEVRNPLKPDRSLTHLPYLAPGRIRPTKAILEESADASN; via the coding sequence ATGATAAAGCTTTGTATCGGTCGATCGGCTTCCAACCGCGACGTAATGGAGAAAATCTGGCGGTTTCGGCACGAGCAATTCGTGGAAAGACTCGGCTGGGAGGCCATTTGCAGGGACGACGGTCGAGAAATCGACGAGTTCGATGGCGACGGGACACTGCACCTTGCACTTTTTTGCGAGGACCGGGTCGTCGGTTACTCGCGATTGCTCCCTACCTTGGAGCCACATCTTCTTTCTGATGTGTATCCTGAGATCATGAACGGGGGGGCCTGGCCGCGCTCACCGGAGATTTATGAGTGGACGCGCTGTGTCGTGGCTGAAGGCGAGATCCTCATCAATCAGATACCGGCTTCGCACGTGTTGATGACCGGGGTGATGGAATTCTGCCTGGTTGCGGGCATCGCTTCGCTGATCGTCGAAACCCATCCGAAATTGGTCAATCTCCTGATTTCGACGGGGTGGCAAGTCACCACGCTTGCTTTGCCTTCGCTGCGCGACGACGGGTTGGTTGTACCAATCCAGGCAAGACCCACCGCGTATGGCCTGATGCGACACCATCGTCTTTATGCCCTGCAGGGCAGCACGCTCCTCTTGGAACCTGAGGTAAGAAATCCGCTTAAACCCGATCGTTCCCTAACGCACTTGCCCTATCTGGCCCCGGGCAGAATTCGCCCAACCAAAGCCATACTTGAGGAGAGCGCCGATGCGTCCAATTGA
- a CDS encoding helix-turn-helix domain-containing protein: MTNSIHHRDAFDTRVGHVDIGDTVRRFREAVGYSIEDLALTCGLTGAEITRIEQGADVDPGRLRRIAAALQMPTSMFLLN; encoded by the coding sequence ATGACGAATTCAATACACCACAGAGACGCTTTCGACACGCGCGTGGGTCACGTTGATATAGGTGACACTGTCCGGCGATTCCGCGAAGCGGTAGGATATAGCATCGAGGACCTGGCCTTAACCTGCGGTCTGACTGGCGCCGAAATTACAAGGATCGAACAAGGTGCTGATGTCGATCCGGGCAGGCTCAGGCGCATTGCCGCTGCACTTCAAATGCCAACCTCCATGTTCCTGCTGAACTAG
- a CDS encoding MIP family channel protein: MSKYACEFVGTFALIFLGCSTIVFMHSEVGPLGIALAFGLSVVAMAYTVGPISGAHLNPAVSLGFLVSRRLGPGDFVAYVAAQCVGAIAAAGVLYLIATDKVGGFDIAVNGFAQNGWAAYGVSSAFLFEFVATFLFVTVVLSCTAEAGAGALAGLAIGLTLVAIHLAGIAVSGSSVNPARSLGPALFAGEAAVDQLWLYILAPMLGGAAAGLLQLSGALAPGLSHRPRKLNCTAHHPAAQSN, encoded by the coding sequence ATGAGCAAATATGCTTGCGAATTCGTCGGAACCTTCGCACTGATTTTCCTCGGCTGCAGCACGATTGTCTTTATGCATTCGGAGGTGGGCCCCCTGGGCATCGCTCTCGCCTTCGGCTTGTCGGTTGTGGCGATGGCCTATACGGTCGGCCCAATCTCCGGCGCGCATCTCAACCCGGCCGTCAGCCTCGGTTTCCTCGTGTCACGGCGACTTGGACCGGGTGACTTCGTCGCCTACGTCGCCGCCCAGTGCGTCGGAGCGATCGCGGCGGCAGGCGTGCTTTACCTTATAGCAACGGATAAAGTCGGCGGCTTCGATATCGCCGTAAACGGTTTCGCTCAGAACGGCTGGGCAGCCTACGGGGTGTCCTCTGCGTTCCTGTTTGAGTTCGTTGCCACGTTCCTGTTCGTGACCGTAGTGCTCAGCTGTACAGCAGAGGCCGGCGCTGGCGCGCTTGCCGGGTTGGCGATCGGCCTTACCCTGGTCGCGATCCATCTTGCCGGCATCGCGGTATCGGGTTCTTCCGTGAACCCGGCCCGCTCTCTCGGTCCGGCGCTCTTCGCAGGAGAAGCCGCAGTCGATCAACTCTGGCTCTATATCCTCGCCCCTATGCTAGGGGGCGCTGCGGCGGGCCTCCTTCAGTTGAGTGGGGCCCTCGCCCCTGGATTGTCACATCGCCCACGCAAGCTCAATTGCACTGCCCACCATCCCGCTGCTCAATCCAATTAG
- a CDS encoding tyrosinase family protein, translated as MTRTRFLTVSRRSFVKGAAVAAGTGLFAPSILRAATKHRRKNMTSAGGQKDLQSYMDAVTAMMKLPPSDPRNWYRNGFIHLMDCPHGDWWFTSWHRGYLGYFEETCRELSGNPDFALPYWDWTANPEVLPPLFGTILDPVNSSAYIPDHNRFQEIMQAPIKAYWDSLSPAQLQQQNLRGYPNFDALWSDAMASFANQPNARFLTAQNPKLNPATQTAVDIDTIKASLAPTKFANDAGAPGLAFNSPVSSSHQVAPVGFSILEGQPHNRVHMSVGGQSAPYGLMSQNLSPIDPIFFLHHCNIDRLWDVWTRKQQAMGLPVGPTADQQGQYDPEPYLFYVNADGSPVTDKTRAADYLAIGAFDYDYEAGSGEEVIPVAIAGRSSPIPALEAAVPASAAVAINEPATAKLTVSQELVDVAAKPSEQSRQFAKVSIKPPMDVGGLNFLVFIFPEGTTPDLNPDGPDFAGSFEFFGVRHHHTDTVSFTIPIDKTLDRLIDDGRLKAGEPIDFAVVVAEAGKRLEGSMPAKAQLTDIQVGSF; from the coding sequence ATGACACGCACGCGATTTCTGACGGTTTCACGCCGCTCTTTCGTCAAAGGTGCAGCCGTTGCTGCCGGTACAGGCCTTTTCGCGCCGAGCATTCTGCGAGCGGCGACCAAGCATAGGCGCAAGAACATGACCAGCGCCGGCGGGCAGAAGGACCTGCAAAGTTATATGGATGCCGTCACTGCGATGATGAAGCTTCCACCTTCGGACCCGCGCAACTGGTACCGCAATGGCTTCATCCACCTGATGGATTGCCCCCATGGCGACTGGTGGTTCACCAGCTGGCACCGCGGCTATCTGGGCTATTTCGAGGAGACTTGCCGCGAATTGAGCGGCAATCCGGATTTCGCCTTGCCATATTGGGACTGGACGGCCAATCCCGAGGTCCTGCCGCCGCTGTTTGGCACGATTCTCGATCCCGTCAACAGCTCCGCCTACATTCCCGACCACAACCGCTTCCAGGAGATCATGCAGGCGCCGATCAAGGCCTATTGGGACAGTCTCAGCCCTGCCCAACTGCAGCAGCAGAACCTGCGCGGGTACCCCAATTTCGATGCGCTGTGGAGCGACGCGATGGCGAGCTTCGCCAATCAGCCGAACGCCCGCTTCCTGACGGCGCAGAATCCGAAACTCAATCCCGCCACCCAAACTGCGGTCGACATCGACACCATCAAGGCGTCGCTGGCGCCGACAAAATTCGCCAATGACGCGGGCGCTCCGGGTCTCGCTTTCAACAGTCCGGTATCGTCCAGCCACCAGGTGGCACCGGTCGGCTTCTCTATTCTCGAAGGCCAGCCGCATAACCGCGTGCATATGAGCGTGGGCGGCCAGAGCGCTCCCTACGGGCTGATGTCACAGAACCTGTCGCCGATCGACCCGATCTTCTTTCTGCATCATTGCAACATCGACCGGCTATGGGATGTCTGGACCCGCAAGCAGCAGGCGATGGGCCTGCCCGTCGGGCCAACCGCTGACCAACAGGGGCAGTACGATCCGGAACCCTATCTCTTTTATGTCAACGCTGACGGCAGCCCCGTGACTGACAAGACCAGGGCCGCTGATTATCTCGCAATCGGCGCCTTTGACTATGATTATGAGGCTGGCAGCGGCGAAGAGGTTATCCCGGTTGCAATCGCCGGCCGCTCGAGCCCCATTCCGGCGTTGGAAGCAGCCGTGCCTGCCTCCGCGGCCGTGGCCATAAACGAACCGGCGACCGCCAAGCTTACCGTTTCGCAGGAACTGGTGGATGTTGCCGCCAAGCCTTCGGAACAGTCGCGCCAATTCGCGAAGGTCAGCATCAAGCCCCCGATGGACGTTGGCGGACTGAATTTCCTCGTTTTCATCTTCCCCGAGGGAACGACGCCTGATCTCAACCCGGACGGACCGGATTTTGCCGGCAGTTTCGAGTTCTTCGGTGTCCGTCATCATCATACCGACACCGTCAGTTTCACCATACCAATCGACAAGACGCTCGACAGGCTGATCGACGATGGTAGGCTCAAAGCGGGCGAACCGATCGACTTCGCCGTTGTGGTCGCGGAAGCGGGCAAACGTCTCGAAGGCAGCATGCCGGCTAAGGCACAACTGACCGACATTCAGGTGGGGTCGTTCTGA
- a CDS encoding type II toxin-antitoxin system VapB family antitoxin: protein MALYIRDDDVDALAKKVQQVTKAPTKTEAVRRALQNELARAEQAVPLKERVKKIQDSVRAKMGPNTPDFDMKKFTDEMWEV, encoded by the coding sequence ATGGCTCTCTACATCCGCGACGACGATGTTGATGCGCTGGCAAAGAAGGTCCAGCAGGTCACTAAGGCCCCGACGAAGACCGAAGCGGTCCGGCGCGCCCTGCAAAACGAACTGGCGCGAGCGGAACAAGCTGTACCACTGAAAGAGCGAGTCAAAAAGATTCAGGACAGTGTGCGAGCCAAGATGGGACCCAACACGCCAGATTTCGACATGAAGAAGTTCACAGACGAGATGTGGGAAGTTTGA
- a CDS encoding anthranilate synthase translates to MVTILRGDGAEIYETKGGITVTRQRRPTPYADAVSSYIDKLDERRGAVFSSNYEYPGRYTRWDTAIVDPPLGLSCFGRDVWIEAYNERGEVILGFIAEKLKTVSELVLGASTARRLDLTVKTPDRLFAEEERSKAPTVFTVLRAVTDLFYSQPDTSIGFYGAFGYDLAFQFEAIDLKLKRPADQRDMVLYLPDEILVVDNYAAKAWVDRYDFAKGGVSTEGKSGEIAAEPFRQTDAIPPKSDHWPGEYAELVVKAKESFRKGDLFEVVPGQKFMERCESKPSDISKRLKATNPSPYSFFINLGNQEYLVGASPEMFVRVSGCRIETCPISGTIKRGDDPIADSEQILKLLNSKKDESELTMCSDVDRNDKSRVCVPGSVKVIGRRQIEMYSRLIHTVDHIEGRLRDDMDAFDGFLSHAWAVTVTGAPKLWAMRFIENHEKSPRAWYGGAIGMVGFNGDMNTGLTLRTIRIKDGIAEVRAGATLLYDSNPEEEEAETELKASAMLAAIRDAKAANSARAARDGAPVGAGVNILLVDHEDSFVHTLANYFRQTGATVTTVRTPAPEEVFDRLDPDLVVLSPGPGNPKTFDCRATIKKARARDLPIFGVCLGLQALAEAYGGDLRQLAVPMHGKPSCIRVLEPGVVFSGLGKEVTVGRYHSIFADPSNLPREFTITAESEDGTIMGIEHVKEPVAAVQFHPESIMTLGGDAGMRMIENVVAHLARRA, encoded by the coding sequence ATGGTAACGATTCTTCGGGGTGATGGTGCGGAAATTTATGAGACGAAGGGCGGGATCACCGTCACCCGGCAGCGCCGGCCGACGCCGTATGCGGATGCGGTTTCGTCCTATATCGACAAGCTCGATGAGCGCCGCGGCGCGGTCTTCTCGTCAAATTACGAATATCCCGGCCGCTACACCCGCTGGGATACCGCCATCGTCGATCCGCCGCTCGGTCTGTCCTGTTTCGGTCGCGATGTATGGATCGAGGCCTACAACGAGCGCGGCGAGGTCATTCTCGGTTTCATCGCGGAAAAGCTGAAGACGGTTTCCGAATTGGTGCTTGGCGCTTCCACGGCCCGCCGCCTCGACCTGACTGTGAAGACGCCGGATCGCCTCTTTGCCGAGGAAGAACGTTCGAAGGCGCCGACGGTCTTTACCGTGCTGCGGGCAGTGACCGATCTCTTCTACTCGCAGCCCGATACCAGCATCGGCTTCTACGGCGCCTTCGGCTACGATCTCGCCTTCCAGTTCGAGGCGATCGATCTGAAGCTCAAGCGTCCCGCCGATCAGCGCGACATGGTGCTTTATCTGCCCGATGAAATCCTTGTGGTCGACAACTACGCCGCCAAGGCCTGGGTCGATCGTTACGATTTCGCCAAGGGCGGCGTCTCCACCGAAGGCAAGTCGGGCGAGATCGCCGCCGAGCCCTTCCGCCAGACGGACGCCATTCCGCCGAAGAGCGATCATTGGCCCGGGGAATATGCCGAGCTGGTGGTCAAGGCGAAGGAGAGCTTCCGCAAGGGCGATCTCTTCGAAGTCGTTCCCGGCCAGAAGTTCATGGAGCGCTGCGAGAGCAAGCCTTCCGATATTTCCAAACGCTTAAAGGCGACGAATCCCTCGCCCTACTCATTCTTCATCAATCTCGGCAATCAGGAATATCTCGTCGGCGCTTCGCCGGAAATGTTTGTCCGCGTTTCCGGCTGCCGCATCGAAACCTGCCCGATTTCGGGCACAATCAAGCGCGGCGACGATCCGATCGCCGACAGCGAGCAGATCCTGAAGCTTCTGAACTCCAAGAAGGACGAATCCGAGCTCACCATGTGCTCGGACGTCGACCGCAACGACAAGAGCCGCGTCTGTGTGCCGGGCTCGGTCAAGGTCATCGGCCGCCGCCAGATCGAAATGTATTCGCGGCTGATCCATACGGTCGACCATATCGAAGGGCGGCTCCGCGACGACATGGACGCCTTCGACGGGTTCCTGAGCCACGCCTGGGCGGTGACCGTCACCGGCGCGCCGAAGCTCTGGGCGATGCGCTTCATCGAGAACCATGAAAAGAGCCCGCGCGCCTGGTATGGTGGAGCCATCGGCATGGTCGGCTTCAACGGTGACATGAACACCGGACTGACGCTGCGTACGATCCGCATCAAGGACGGGATCGCCGAGGTGAGGGCGGGCGCGACCCTGCTCTATGATTCCAATCCCGAAGAAGAAGAAGCCGAAACCGAATTGAAGGCCTCAGCCATGCTTGCAGCCATTCGCGATGCCAAAGCCGCCAACAGCGCCCGGGCGGCGCGCGATGGCGCGCCCGTCGGCGCCGGGGTCAACATCCTGCTCGTCGATCACGAGGACAGCTTCGTCCACACGCTGGCGAATTATTTCCGCCAGACCGGTGCGACGGTCACTACCGTGCGCACGCCGGCGCCGGAAGAGGTCTTTGATCGTCTGGACCCCGATCTGGTGGTGCTGTCGCCCGGCCCCGGCAATCCGAAGACCTTCGACTGCAGGGCGACGATCAAGAAGGCGCGGGCGCGCGACCTGCCGATCTTCGGCGTCTGCCTGGGCCTGCAGGCGCTCGCCGAGGCCTATGGCGGTGACCTCAGGCAGCTGGCCGTGCCAATGCATGGGAAGCCGTCGTGCATCCGCGTTCTAGAGCCCGGCGTCGTCTTTTCCGGCCTCGGCAAGGAAGTGACGGTCGGCCGTTATCACTCGATCTTTGCCGATCCCTCCAATCTGCCGCGCGAGTTCACGATTACGGCCGAAAGCGAGGACGGTACGATCATGGGCATCGAGCACGTGAAGGAGCCGGTGGCGGCCGTGCAGTTCCACCCGGAATCCATCATGACGCTCGGCGGCGATGCCGGCATGCGTATGATCGAGAATGTTGTCGCGCATCTGGCGCGGCGGGCGTAA
- a CDS encoding type II toxin-antitoxin system VapC family toxin has product MFLDASAIVAILAGEEDAGYLLAKIEMSEKPKFYSPISMFEAVISLARIISISHFGDQAPTPPELIDRVQEDVGKFMETIGAREMSMNGSLHGKAIEAARNYGRFVAHPARLNFGDCFSYACAKEYRLPLLYKGNDFSQTDIEAA; this is encoded by the coding sequence ATGTTCTTGGACGCATCAGCAATCGTTGCCATCCTGGCTGGCGAAGAAGATGCTGGTTACCTTCTCGCCAAAATCGAAATGTCAGAAAAGCCTAAATTTTATTCGCCGATCTCGATGTTCGAGGCCGTGATCAGTTTAGCCCGGATAATCTCGATCTCACATTTTGGCGATCAGGCCCCTACCCCGCCCGAGTTGATCGATCGGGTTCAAGAGGACGTAGGAAAGTTCATGGAAACTATCGGCGCCCGCGAAATGTCGATGAACGGCTCCTTGCATGGCAAGGCTATTGAAGCGGCTCGCAACTATGGCCGCTTTGTCGCCCATCCGGCACGGCTGAATTTTGGTGATTGCTTCTCCTATGCCTGCGCCAAGGAGTACCGCCTCCCCCTACTCTACAAAGGAAATGACTTTTCACAGACTGATATAGAAGCAGCTTAG
- a CDS encoding multicopper oxidase family protein produces the protein MFASHKIALFGVAGILSATTHGLPAAAQETRAVSNPPAYILEPVAKARAKLETFAQDRATFPGEVLLDMNVTYLDRQIYNPATARYDRVRLRGYQDTRQASPSGVDTPLVGPTIDVRPGETVRITLNNMLPQDSTCGIGGGSANTPHCFNGTNLHSHGLWVNPSGNGDNVLVSIRPGIAFQYEYNIPADHPAGTFWYHPHLHGSTALQVSSGMSGALIIRGDRMPTPTETGDIDRLLKQPDGSDIAERVLVLQQIQYACTDSDGGITYDCQPGQVGGIESYDQFGPGTWPASGRFTSINGQVLGQLAPAVAGSVERWRMIHAGVRDTINFEIRRKTGSAALRALTAADTDRWIDQNCGEDPIPYGVVAQDGLTMAQVQMRQQAVLQPGYRVDALVVLPQAGDYCLVDAAAPAAASVNQLAPSRRLLGIVTAVEGETVNGEISTYLQDWLISAAERTMAPDVAGKVIDDLKNDMRLSSFVPHPDIEPGEVTGEQQLVFNIDVKQPGGTFFEIDGQPYDANRIDRTLPLNGVDEWTLRSDFVSHPFHIHVNPFQIIKIVDAAGNDVSALGADDDGDPQYPGLKNVWKDTLWIKNPGTDPSTRYTITVRTRYQRYIGEFVLHCHILDHEDQGMMQNVRITLPDGNGGTVSGHH, from the coding sequence TTGTTTGCATCTCACAAAATTGCGCTTTTCGGTGTGGCGGGCATTCTTTCGGCCACCACCCATGGGCTACCGGCTGCCGCTCAAGAGACGAGGGCCGTGAGCAACCCACCGGCCTACATATTGGAGCCGGTCGCCAAAGCGCGGGCGAAGCTGGAAACCTTCGCGCAGGACCGGGCGACTTTTCCGGGCGAGGTTCTGCTCGATATGAACGTCACATACCTCGACCGTCAGATCTACAATCCGGCCACCGCGCGCTATGACCGAGTGAGGCTTCGCGGCTACCAGGACACCCGCCAAGCCAGCCCATCCGGTGTCGACACGCCGCTGGTCGGGCCCACCATCGATGTGCGCCCGGGAGAGACGGTGCGGATCACACTGAACAACATGCTCCCTCAGGATTCGACCTGCGGCATCGGCGGGGGCAGTGCCAATACCCCCCATTGCTTCAATGGTACGAACCTGCATTCTCACGGTCTCTGGGTAAACCCGTCGGGCAATGGCGACAATGTGCTGGTTTCGATCCGCCCTGGCATTGCGTTCCAGTATGAATACAACATCCCCGCCGACCATCCGGCGGGCACCTTCTGGTATCACCCGCACCTGCACGGCTCGACCGCATTGCAGGTGTCGAGCGGCATGTCCGGAGCGCTGATCATCCGTGGCGATCGCATGCCGACCCCGACGGAGACCGGCGATATCGACCGCCTGCTGAAGCAGCCAGACGGCTCCGATATCGCCGAGCGGGTCCTGGTGCTACAGCAGATCCAATATGCCTGCACCGACAGCGACGGCGGCATCACTTATGATTGCCAGCCAGGGCAGGTGGGGGGCATCGAAAGCTACGACCAGTTCGGACCTGGCACTTGGCCGGCCTCGGGCCGCTTTACCAGCATCAACGGTCAGGTGCTGGGCCAGTTGGCGCCGGCGGTGGCTGGGTCGGTCGAGCGCTGGCGGATGATCCATGCGGGAGTTCGCGACACCATCAATTTCGAGATCCGCCGGAAGACCGGCTCGGCCGCGTTGCGCGCGCTTACCGCGGCGGACACCGATAGATGGATTGACCAGAATTGCGGCGAGGATCCCATTCCGTATGGCGTGGTGGCCCAGGACGGCCTGACAATGGCGCAGGTGCAGATGCGGCAGCAGGCGGTGCTGCAGCCGGGCTACAGGGTTGATGCCTTAGTGGTGCTGCCGCAAGCGGGTGACTACTGCCTCGTCGACGCCGCCGCGCCGGCAGCGGCGAGCGTCAACCAGCTTGCTCCGAGCCGCCGCCTTCTCGGCATTGTCACCGCAGTGGAAGGCGAAACCGTCAATGGCGAGATCAGCACCTATCTGCAGGATTGGCTGATTTCGGCGGCTGAGCGCACGATGGCGCCGGATGTTGCCGGCAAGGTCATCGACGACCTCAAGAACGATATGCGGCTTTCAAGCTTTGTTCCGCATCCGGACATCGAACCGGGCGAGGTCACCGGCGAGCAGCAACTGGTGTTCAATATCGATGTGAAGCAGCCGGGCGGCACCTTCTTCGAGATTGACGGCCAGCCCTATGATGCCAACCGCATCGACCGGACGCTGCCGCTGAACGGCGTGGATGAGTGGACGCTCCGGTCGGATTTCGTCAGCCATCCTTTCCATATCCATGTCAACCCGTTCCAGATCATCAAGATCGTCGATGCGGCCGGCAATGATGTCAGCGCCCTTGGTGCCGACGACGACGGCGACCCGCAATATCCGGGACTGAAGAATGTCTGGAAGGACACGCTGTGGATCAAGAATCCCGGCACCGACCCGTCGACGCGTTACACGATCACGGTGCGGACGCGCTACCAGCGCTACATCGGCGAGTTCGTTTTGCATTGCCACATCCTCGATCATGAGGACCAGGGGATGATGCAGAACGTCAGGATTACCCTGCCGGACGGCAATGGCGGCACCGTTTCCGGCCATCATTAG
- a CDS encoding helix-turn-helix transcriptional regulator: protein MDPEALAAANTMFDFLSETAGAKSTDDILAPLDRAARHFGFNCFAISGIPLPNERIDSYFMLNGWPAGWFEHYLANNYVHADPVIHLSKMQDNAFVWSEALRDQELGRHARRVMNEATEFHMNNGYSVPLHAAGGFQAIVTFGAEKLDLSSAARGALHIISIYAHNSLRSLMMQKASSMDRSLLRITAREREIIQWCAAGKTAFEIGEILGRSHRTIQNEIMNVHRKLNVVNSAQMIAESFRLGILR from the coding sequence TTGGATCCTGAAGCTTTGGCTGCCGCGAACACTATGTTCGACTTCCTATCGGAAACGGCAGGGGCAAAGAGCACGGACGATATCCTGGCGCCGCTGGATAGAGCCGCACGCCATTTTGGCTTCAACTGCTTTGCGATCTCCGGCATACCATTGCCCAATGAGCGCATCGACTCCTACTTCATGTTGAATGGCTGGCCGGCCGGGTGGTTCGAGCATTATCTAGCGAACAACTATGTTCATGCCGACCCGGTCATTCATCTTAGCAAGATGCAGGACAACGCATTCGTATGGTCGGAGGCATTGCGCGATCAAGAGCTCGGGCGTCACGCACGGCGCGTCATGAACGAAGCGACAGAGTTCCACATGAATAACGGATATAGCGTGCCACTGCATGCTGCCGGCGGGTTTCAGGCGATTGTGACTTTTGGTGCGGAGAAATTGGATCTCTCGAGTGCCGCGCGAGGGGCCTTGCACATCATCTCGATTTACGCTCACAACTCCCTACGCAGTCTGATGATGCAGAAAGCGAGTTCGATGGATCGAAGCCTGCTGAGGATTACGGCCAGAGAGCGTGAGATCATTCAGTGGTGTGCGGCAGGAAAAACGGCTTTCGAGATCGGAGAGATTCTCGGGCGCTCGCACCGAACCATTCAAAACGAGATCATGAATGTCCATCGCAAGCTCAACGTCGTCAATTCCGCGCAAATGATAGCCGAGAGCTTCCGGTTGGGAATTCTCCGATAA